TGTTCAGGTGGTTCAGCTTCAGGCACGCACCCCCAGATCTCTTTCCCCTGAGTCAGCTTGAGGCTTTGGTTGCTGGGACTGGATCTGAAACTGTGTCCCtgtgaggaaggagaagaggagcAGCTGTACTTCATCATTTCCACAGGATGTGAGTGTGGGGCACACCATGAGCCTCACGTTAAGGACTGAAGTTCAGTTTTCTTCACTACTTCCCTCAGTAGTTTCATTTCACTAGGGAAGAGtcaggttggatatcaggaggaatttcttcatggaaagggtggtcaggcattggaaggggctgcccagggaggtggtgtAGTCATCATCCATCTCTGGAGGTATTCAAggaatgactggatgtggcattCCGTGCTCTGGTCTGATTGTGAAGGTGCTGattggtcacaggttggacttgatggtcttggaTGGTCTTGGATGGTCATCTTTTCCAACCTGGGTGATCATGATTAATGACTAATGATTATGATTAATGACTAATGATTATGATTAATGattccaaccttaatgattctctGATTATTTTGTAGTGTAACCAATGGGGCTGTTAAGGCAGTTACAAACCTCATTTTTTGGGTTCTTTCACTCTTGTAACATCACAGAAAAACCTGTGCTCGGAGCTGCATTGTGTTTGAGGTCTGGTGGGCTCTGGTGAGTGTGTGTGGGTTCCTGGTGTGATGTGAAGTGCTGCCACACGTAGTTCAGCCTGAGTTGCTGGTGTCTGTGAGGCCTTACCTGTGCTCACCATTCCCCATGAGCTTTGCAGCTCCTGTGAATTGTGTTAGTGGGGCTCTGCCAGTCTGTACCCATGGAAGATCTGGGCCAGTAGGTCTCCAGACAGCACTGAAATTAAGGAGATGCTGCTTATTTGAATCTCCTGAGGTCTCTTCACCTCTTTTCCCAAGGCATCAGGTGCTCTCCTCACCTCCCTTGGGTCCTGTGTCCCTCCCTTGTGCAGTGGGCAGGTGAGCCCTGTCAGCCTGAACCATCCTCACCAGGGCAGAGCTACAACAGTGACCTGTTTGTGCTCTCCCTTTGCACCCAATACCCTCtgcaagatattttttcctggttgTTCTTGCCCAAACTGGTCAGGGTCAATGCCAGAGCCAGGCGCTTCCTGAGCGCTGCTGAATGCACACCTGAGCAGGCCCGGGTGACGCTGCTGTTGTCCAGGGCAGAGCATGCCAGGGCCATAGGAAGCACTGGGAAGTGTCAGTGTCCACAGAATTGCTTGTTTCCAACTGCACAGAAAATGGCCCAGCTGCTGATCAAGTTCTtggagagggagctgcagccatcCTGCCAGGTCACCTGCCTGGAGAGCATCCGCATCCTGTCCCGGGACAAGCACTGCCTCGACCCTTTCACCACCAAAGAAGGCCTGAAGACCCTCTCCAGGCACGCGGGCATCGATTACTCAGAGGAACTCATCCGGGAGGTCCCAGACTTGGATGTAATCCTGGAATCCCTGAAATGCCTGTGCAACATTGTGTTTAGCAGCGCCATGGCGCAGGAGCTGACGGCAGAGGGGCGCATGGTGGTGGGGCTGGCCCGGCGCATCAAGCTCTACAACGAGCGGAGTCTTCCTCACGACATCAAGTTCTTTGACCTGCgcctgctgttcctgctgacAGCCCTCAGGGTGGACATCCGGCAGCAGCTCGCCCAGGAGCTCCGGGGAATCAGCCTCATGACGGACACCCTGGAGCTGACCCTCGGGGTCAAGTGGTTGGACCCCTACGAAGTCGCCACTGAGGAGGGACTTCTCCCACCTTTGCCTCGGCAGGAGACAGAGCGAGCCATGGAGATCCTCAAAGTGCTCTTCAACATCACCTTTGATTCCAGCAAGAGGGAGGTGGATGAGGTGAGCTCCTTGGGCCTTTGGTATCCACATGTCTCTGGGCTCTGgctttgcagtttttcttctccctttcattttctcatgtCCCAGACTGGTCCTTGTGCATCCTCAGGGACTCGGGTGTCCTTGGGACATTGCTCTGTCCAGTGCAGTATTATCCCTTATTTGCCTGTGCTTTTGGAGCATTCCCAAATGGAGAATTGAGAGTCTGCTTCCCCTGGAATGCCCTGCAGTCCATGAtcaggctgctggagggggGGATAGGCTGTGGGATGTGTGGGATTCCCTTTACTGATCAAGGTGTTCCTTTCTCTATGTTGGGGCCAGGAAGATGCTGCTTTGTACAGGCACTTGGGTGCCCTCCTGCGCCACTGCCTCATGATCTCTGCCGATGGCGAGGACCGCACTGAGGAGTTCCACAGGTCTGTGTTGGGAAGAGCTTCACCTGGAGCTTCACCAGCTCCCCCAGGCACATCCTGCCTGACCTTGGGGGATTGGGAGGGACCGTGCTGACCAGCAGCTCTTGGGTTTAGCCTGGGGATCCCTCATGCTGCTGGAACTCAGAAACAGCCTTTCCCGCCCTGGGAATGCCATGTGGGAATGCCATGCCCTCCTGGCCCCGGAGATCCTCTTCCGTGTCCTGTGTCAGGCTGTCCCAACAGTGACATCCACGTCAGTGGGCAACTGGCCAGAGAAGAAGTGTGCTGCTTTAAAATGTCCATGAGGCCATGAGGTGGCCTTAATTAGTCTTAAGCCACGCTGAGAAATTGGCTGTGTCATGTTGCCAAGCATTATTGGTGCAGGGGTTTCACCTTGGAGCAGGTGACACCACCCTGTCCCCAAGAATACATAGGGGGATTCTAAGCAGTGCTGGCATGGAACATCAAGATTAGGAGTGACACAGGAGACTCAAGACAGACCTCGGACCACACAGACTGGTCCTGCTTAGCTCCCTGTTAAGATCTATGGGTTCTCAGATGTCACTTCGGACTCTGAGCATATGGTTTGCTGTCCAAAAAGCATCTTAAGTTATCCTCTTTCAGTGGTGTGATGAGCTTGAGATGCTCGAGGAAAACTCAGATCACAGGGTTCTCATGCTCCTGCAAGTTAATGACAGGCCttcatttctgcagagctgaaaaacTTCTGTGAGCAAAGCTCCATCACTGTGTGttcacttctctttttcacCCATGCAGCCACACGGTCAACCTGCTGGGCAACCTGCCCCTGAAGTGTCTGGATGTGCTCCTGACTCCCAAAGTGCGGCCAGGCTCGCTGGAGTACATGGGTGTCAACATGGATGCGGTCAGCATCCTCCTGGACTTCCTGGAGCGGCGCCTGGACAGAGTGagtgctgcttcttcttcccaCAGGTCTTCCCACACAGGCTGTGCTCCCCACAGGCACAGTCTGCTCGCTGCGACCTGGGACCGATCCAGCCGGGCTGACGTGGCAAAATTGAGGGATGGGTACGATGGAGTGCCCAGAATAGATTTTAATGTTGGTACAAAGTGTGGTCCGAGGGGCTCCTTCCAAAGACCAGGGGACATCGTGAGCTTCACAATGTAAAGGGATATCTGAGAGCAAAGGTCCAATCACGGCCACAGGACAGGGTTTTGACCTTATAAGTCTAGGGTCCTGCCTATTCTGGGATGACTCTATTAGCATCCCTTCAGCACCCCGCCTCCCAAGCTTCAGGTTTATTCTCTCAGTCTCAGGAATGCAGTCCCATCTAATTGGGTTCCCACACAGGTCCAGAGCACCTTTCTCTCAGCCTGGAAGAGCCTGGTGGTAGCAGCACGCTTGCTTTGAAGTTAGCCCTTTGTAGGAGGGACAGCTTTTGGCAGAGCTATGGTTGGTGGGACTAAACCAACATCCCTGAACTGGGAAGGTGACTGCTGTTGCTTTGagggctgcaggcagtgagATCAGTGGAACAGTGGATAATTAGCTGATAATTAACTGGGTGATTGACAAATTAGCTCTGTTTCACTCAGCAGTGATCCAGTGGGCGATTCTGGAAACCTGAGTTCATGTTATTTTCAAGCTGACTACAGTTTTCAGCCTCTGGAGCTGATGCAAAGGGCCTCCACATTTTACCGCTGCATTTCTCTGCCCTGGATGCCCT
This sequence is a window from Parus major isolate Abel chromosome 5, Parus_major1.1, whole genome shotgun sequence. Protein-coding genes within it:
- the RIC8A gene encoding synembryn-A, coding for MELQAVVSTLESGEQDTVLKVLQVYNQEKSQCFIFEDEEREERKKMAQLLIKFLERELQPSCQVTCLESIRILSRDKHCLDPFTTKEGLKTLSRHAGIDYSEELIREVPDLDVILESLKCLCNIVFSSAMAQELTAEGRMVVGLARRIKLYNERSLPHDIKFFDLRLLFLLTALRVDIRQQLAQELRGISLMTDTLELTLGVKWLDPYEVATEEGLLPPLPRQETERAMEILKVLFNITFDSSKREVDEEDAALYRHLGALLRHCLMISADGEDRTEEFHSHTVNLLGNLPLKCLDVLLTPKVRPGSLEYMGVNMDAVSILLDFLERRLDRGHKLKESLTPVLNLLTESARVHRQTRKFLKARVLPPLRDVRNRPEVGNSLRNKLVRLMTHIDTDVKHCAAEFLFVLCKESVSRFVKYTGYGNAAGLLAARGLMAGGREEGEYSEDEDTDTEEYKEAKPNINPVTGRVEEKLPNPMEGMTEEQKEHEAMKLVNMFDKLSREKVIQPMGITPSGNLAPMENAIRNIADERSSSDSDLGLD